One window of Helicobacter winghamensis ATCC BAA-430 genomic DNA carries:
- the nuoI gene encoding NADH-quinone oxidoreductase subunit NuoI gives MSRYVKIFEKTPPLTQAQKFVRFWNRALKGELFVGLWLVFKELCKAQIHTVQYPLEKLPLSSRYRAVHELKRLLDSGNERCIGCGLCEKICVANCIRMETSYGEDKRKAVTEYSINFGRCIYCGLCAEVCPELAIVHGGRYENACEQRASFALKKDMLTPIEKVLSGNDCEFDGVGSVSVDADRRIKATPLKYLEKNMESKIENLESKEVESQKMEAE, from the coding sequence TTGAGTCGATATGTAAAAATTTTTGAAAAAACTCCGCCTTTAACACAAGCGCAAAAATTTGTAAGATTTTGGAATCGTGCTTTAAAAGGTGAGCTTTTTGTTGGGCTTTGGCTTGTGTTTAAAGAGTTATGTAAGGCGCAAATCCACACGGTGCAATATCCTTTAGAAAAATTGCCCTTAAGTTCGCGTTATCGTGCAGTTCATGAGTTAAAGCGTTTGCTGGATAGTGGGAATGAGCGGTGCATTGGCTGTGGATTGTGTGAGAAAATTTGCGTGGCAAATTGTATTAGGATGGAAACAAGCTATGGGGAGGATAAGCGTAAGGCTGTAACAGAGTATAGCATTAACTTTGGGCGTTGTATTTATTGTGGATTGTGTGCTGAGGTGTGTCCAGAGCTTGCGATTGTTCACGGAGGGAGATATGAAAATGCTTGTGAGCAACGCGCTTCTTTTGCGCTTAAAAAGGATATGCTAACGCCTATTGAGAAGGTTTTAAGTGGTAATGATTGTGAATTTGATGGTGTGGGAAGTGTGAGTGTGGATGCGGATAGGCGCATTAAAGCAACACCGCTAAAGTATTTAGAAAAAAATATGGAATCCAAAATTGAAAATTTAGAATCCAAAGAAGTGGAATCTCAAAAAATGGAGGCGGAGTAA
- the nuoH gene encoding NADH-quinone oxidoreductase subunit NuoH: protein MMAYVIETLIKILLLVLIFSALAGFTTYVERKVLAFFQRRLGPTIVGPFGVLQILADGIKLFTKEDIVPSGANRLIFRIAPTITAATAFIAMAPIPFFPEFELFGRTIQPIVSDINVGILFVLGVGAAGLYGPLLAGISANSKWSLLGAARTAVQLLSFEVVSGLSLLAPLMLVGSLSLIDINNYQNGGITNWLIFSQPLAFLLFLFAGYAELNRTPFDLLEHEAEIVAGYATEYAGMRWGMFFIGEYASMISLSFVVSLIFLGGFNPLGFIPGGIAILLKVMFFIFLFMWARAAYPHIRPDQLMGLCWRVLFPLALLNVFVTGIVVLGGGN from the coding sequence ATGATGGCTTATGTGATTGAAACATTAATTAAAATTTTGCTTTTGGTGCTGATTTTTTCGGCTCTTGCAGGATTTACCACTTATGTAGAACGCAAGGTTTTGGCGTTTTTTCAAAGGCGTTTAGGTCCTACGATTGTTGGTCCTTTTGGTGTGTTGCAAATTTTAGCCGATGGGATTAAACTCTTTACTAAAGAAGATATTGTTCCAAGTGGAGCAAATCGCTTGATTTTTAGAATCGCTCCTACAATTACAGCAGCAACGGCGTTTATTGCAATGGCTCCGATTCCATTTTTTCCGGAGTTTGAACTCTTTGGGCGCACGATTCAACCTATTGTTTCTGATATTAATGTTGGAATCTTATTTGTGCTAGGTGTTGGAGCGGCTGGGCTTTATGGTCCTTTGCTTGCTGGAATTAGTGCAAATAGTAAGTGGTCGCTTTTGGGGGCGGCAAGAACGGCAGTGCAACTTCTTAGTTTTGAAGTGGTTTCGGGCTTATCTTTGCTTGCGCCTTTAATGCTTGTAGGATCTCTTTCTTTAATTGATATTAATAATTACCAAAATGGTGGAATTACAAATTGGCTGATTTTCTCACAGCCTTTGGCGTTTTTGCTCTTTTTATTTGCAGGTTATGCAGAGTTAAATAGAACGCCTTTTGACTTACTAGAACATGAAGCAGAAATTGTTGCTGGATATGCCACAGAATATGCGGGAATGCGCTGGGGGATGTTTTTTATTGGTGAGTATGCAAGTATGATTTCGCTTTCTTTTGTGGTGTCTTTGATTTTTCTTGGTGGATTTAATCCATTAGGGTTTATCCCCGGTGGAATTGCAATTCTCTTAAAAGTAATGTTTTTTATCTTTTTATTTATGTGGGCTAGGGCAGCTTATCCACACATTAGACCGGATCAATTAATGGGGCTGTGTTGGAGAGTATTATTTCCGCTAGCACTTTTAAATGTTTTTGTAACAGGAATTGTAGTTTTAGGAGGTGGAAATTGA
- a CDS encoding NADH-quinone oxidoreductase subunit G yields the protein MEKIKVIIDGCEVTCNEGESILNVARANSIFIPAICYLSCASPTLACKMCMVEADGKRVYACNAKVKDGMQIVVHTPEIEEERVAIMQAYDVNHPLQCGVCDKSGECELQNYTHYVGVSEQKYALKDTCKPFGKWGKAVYDPNLCIVCERCVTLCKDKIGKSHIKALKYDGEMPDKAYKESMPKDAYGVWTKFKKSLIGLNNVEADACGDCGECVSVCPVGALSIGHFQYRSNAWELDKIDSTCVHCANGCALTYEVKQKGIGGGEKEVYRVVSDWNFSTLCPAGRLAFDTNNQHIKKDLEAFNKTLAAFKEAQSIKFSGDISNEEALILQRLKEKFGYKLVCESVYPFKEFLDSFSKVAGNLGSVTQKQITQSTLVITFGGALSYDMPVVTHSINNAMKQNKGANLATFHTMEDIALNNFVKTPIKGIYKPDSEEAIALLLASACIPREKMPQSLKKQIEKYEKLESKTLIKEIKKKIKQEALDENGNVILDEKGETIFIEKEEIQKISEEIEVVTSELYAYCGESIREAIESVKVVLNDARSPVLIVGSDVYSARNASNIAKILGYIEVLSETKLMLLPPQTNALGVALICNLDKESLGYSIGYNVEGKYKIGTQAENALQMPYLSEQEGSLVNVDKRVVPIAPATPYYGYELNDIARALGLENEYTIDYTQELPLTKGFKSIAYDDLGFGFANDGTEIRGYLLDADYPSENTEIAPITLESLETYNLYARNSVAHFSKSTLASLHLDSKNGLQVSKEYAQRLELEQGDKVEIDFLNGVIVHSVVSIDSGMQGDFAALGVCGMEGGFQNSRYVNASIKALK from the coding sequence ATGGAAAAAATAAAAGTAATCATTGATGGTTGTGAAGTAACTTGTAATGAGGGTGAGAGTATTTTGAATGTTGCGCGTGCAAATTCTATTTTTATCCCAGCAATTTGTTATCTTTCCTGTGCATCTCCTACACTTGCATGTAAAATGTGTATGGTAGAAGCCGATGGAAAGCGCGTGTATGCTTGCAATGCGAAGGTTAAAGATGGAATGCAGATTGTGGTGCATACGCCAGAGATTGAAGAAGAGCGTGTGGCGATTATGCAAGCTTATGATGTGAATCATCCTTTACAATGCGGAGTTTGCGATAAAAGCGGAGAGTGTGAGTTGCAAAATTATACGCATTATGTGGGTGTAAGTGAGCAAAAATATGCTTTAAAAGATACTTGTAAGCCCTTTGGGAAATGGGGTAAAGCGGTTTATGATCCTAATCTTTGTATTGTGTGTGAGCGTTGTGTAACACTATGTAAAGATAAGATTGGAAAATCACACATTAAGGCTTTAAAATATGATGGAGAAATGCCTGATAAAGCTTATAAAGAAAGTATGCCAAAGGACGCTTATGGAGTTTGGACTAAATTTAAGAAATCTCTGATTGGCTTAAATAATGTGGAAGCTGATGCGTGTGGAGATTGTGGGGAGTGCGTGAGTGTATGTCCTGTAGGTGCGCTTAGTATTGGGCATTTTCAATATCGCTCAAATGCTTGGGAGTTAGATAAGATTGATAGCACTTGTGTGCATTGTGCTAATGGTTGCGCCTTAACTTATGAAGTAAAGCAGAAAGGAATTGGTGGGGGAGAAAAGGAAGTGTATCGTGTGGTGAGTGATTGGAATTTTTCCACACTTTGCCCAGCGGGTCGTTTAGCCTTTGATACAAATAATCAACATATTAAAAAAGATTTAGAAGCCTTTAATAAGACTCTTGCGGCTTTTAAGGAAGCACAAAGTATTAAATTTTCGGGCGATATTAGCAATGAAGAAGCTTTGATTTTACAAAGACTCAAGGAAAAGTTTGGTTATAAATTAGTATGTGAAAGTGTGTATCCTTTTAAGGAGTTTTTGGATTCCTTTAGCAAGGTTGCTGGCAATCTAGGAAGTGTTACGCAAAAGCAAATCACACAAAGTACGCTTGTAATTACCTTTGGTGGTGCGTTGAGTTATGATATGCCAGTAGTAACGCATAGCATTAATAATGCGATGAAGCAAAATAAGGGTGCAAATCTCGCAACTTTTCACACAATGGAAGATATTGCGCTAAATAACTTCGTCAAAACTCCTATTAAAGGGATTTATAAGCCAGATAGCGAAGAAGCAATTGCATTATTGCTAGCAAGTGCTTGTATTCCAAGAGAGAAAATGCCACAATCCTTAAAAAAACAGATTGAAAAATACGAAAAGTTGGAATCCAAAACGCTCATAAAAGAGATTAAGAAAAAGATTAAGCAAGAAGCTCTAGATGAGAATGGCAATGTGATTTTAGATGAAAAAGGCGAGACAATCTTCATAGAAAAAGAAGAGATTCAAAAGATTAGTGAAGAAATAGAAGTGGTAACAAGTGAGTTATACGCATATTGTGGAGAGTCTATAAGAGAAGCAATAGAAAGTGTCAAAGTTGTGTTAAATGATGCAAGAAGCCCTGTTTTAATAGTGGGTTCTGATGTATATAGTGCAAGAAATGCAAGCAATATTGCCAAGATTTTAGGTTATATTGAGGTGTTGAGTGAAACAAAGTTAATGCTATTGCCGCCACAGACAAATGCGCTTGGCGTGGCTTTAATCTGTAATTTAGATAAAGAAAGCTTAGGATATAGTATAGGTTATAATGTAGAAGGGAAGTATAAAATTGGTACTCAAGCAGAGAATGCCTTGCAAATGCCATATTTAAGTGAGCAAGAAGGAAGTTTGGTAAATGTGGATAAGCGCGTTGTGCCGATTGCTCCAGCTACGCCTTATTATGGATATGAACTTAATGATATTGCAAGGGCGTTAGGGCTAGAGAATGAATATACCATTGATTACACGCAAGAATTACCTCTAACTAAAGGCTTTAAAAGTATTGCTTATGATGACTTGGGTTTTGGTTTTGCAAACGATGGCACAGAGATTCGCGGCTATCTTTTGGATGCTGATTATCCTAGCGAAAACACAGAGATTGCGCCTATAACTTTAGAATCCTTAGAAACTTATAATCTCTATGCGCGCAATAGTGTGGCACATTTTTCAAAAAGTACTTTGGCATCTTTGCATTTAGATTCCAAAAATGGCTTACAAGTGAGCAAAGAATATGCACAAAGGCTTGAGTTAGAACAAGGCGATAAGGTGGAGATTGATTTTTTAAATGGAGTGATAGTGCATTCTGTAGTAAGCATTGATAGTGGAATGCAAGGTGATTTTGCCGCGCTTGGTGTGTGTGGAATGGAAGGTGGCTTCCAAAACTCACGCTATGTTAATGCTTCTATAAAGGCTTTAAAATGA
- a CDS encoding NADH-ubiquinone oxidoreductase subunit E family protein: MKRFDLRHLKSNFCGRLEEILQTGLEVGEVGIFLFEVGDFENVQKSADMVKKNGDTLLNSLRFNEVDWTIIVRKENMESKNLETQKASL; the protein is encoded by the coding sequence ATGAAACGCTTTGATTTACGGCATTTGAAAAGTAATTTTTGTGGGCGTTTGGAGGAGATTTTACAAACAGGATTAGAAGTAGGTGAAGTTGGAATTTTTTTATTTGAAGTGGGAGATTTTGAAAATGTGCAAAAAAGTGCTGATATGGTGAAAAAAAATGGGGACACTCTTTTAAATTCTTTGCGCTTTAATGAAGTAGATTGGACAATTATTGTTAGAAAAGAAAATATGGAATCTAAAAATTTAGAAACACAAAAGGCTAGCTTATGA
- the nuoD gene encoding NADH dehydrogenase (quinone) subunit D, with amino-acid sequence MQQPNKLMPFYENVAFDRISNNVMVVNFGPQHPSAHGQLRLILELEGEKVIKATPDVGYLHRGMEKMAENMIYNEFLPTTDRMDYIAASSNNYGFALAVERLLGVDVPRRAKVIRTMLLELNRIISHLFWLATHALDVGAMSIFLYCFREREFAIDLIEDYCGARLTHSSVRIGGVPLDLPKDWIAKLKVFLEALPSQIELYEGILSENRIWRMRLENVGVVSAQMAKSWGLSGVMLRGSGIAWDIRKEEPYELYDELEFDVPVSESCDSYGRYLLYMEEMRQSIRILHQLIDKYKDTDTLLMCENTRYFSAPKEQIMTQNYSLMQHFVLVAQGMRPPVGEIYVPTESPKGELGFFICSRGEPYPYRVKMRTPSFFHTGVLQDLLPGHYLADVVTIIGNTNIVFGEIDR; translated from the coding sequence ATGCAACAGCCTAATAAACTAATGCCCTTTTATGAAAATGTTGCTTTTGACCGCATTAGCAATAATGTGATGGTGGTAAATTTTGGTCCCCAGCACCCTAGTGCTCACGGACAATTGCGCTTGATTTTAGAGCTAGAAGGGGAGAAAGTTATTAAAGCCACGCCCGATGTTGGGTATTTGCACCGCGGAATGGAAAAAATGGCAGAAAATATGATTTACAATGAGTTTCTGCCGACAACAGATAGAATGGATTATATTGCCGCAAGCTCTAACAATTATGGGTTTGCTTTAGCGGTGGAGCGACTTTTGGGGGTTGATGTCCCAAGACGCGCTAAGGTGATTCGCACAATGCTTTTGGAGTTAAATCGCATTATCTCGCATCTTTTTTGGCTGGCAACACACGCGCTTGATGTGGGGGCTATGAGTATTTTTTTATATTGCTTTAGAGAGAGAGAGTTTGCTATTGATTTAATTGAAGATTATTGTGGAGCGCGTTTAACGCATTCTAGTGTTAGAATTGGTGGAGTTCCGCTTGATTTGCCAAAAGATTGGATTGCAAAATTGAAAGTATTCTTAGAAGCGTTGCCTAGTCAGATTGAGCTTTATGAAGGGATTTTGAGTGAGAATAGAATTTGGAGAATGCGCTTAGAAAATGTGGGTGTGGTGAGTGCACAAATGGCAAAAAGTTGGGGCTTGAGTGGTGTAATGTTACGCGGAAGTGGGATTGCTTGGGATATTAGAAAAGAAGAGCCTTATGAGCTTTATGATGAGTTAGAGTTTGATGTTCCAGTTAGTGAGAGTTGCGATAGTTATGGGCGTTATCTTTTGTATATGGAAGAAATGCGCCAAAGTATTCGGATTTTGCACCAACTTATTGATAAATATAAAGATACAGATACGCTTTTGATGTGTGAGAATACGCGCTATTTTTCTGCGCCAAAAGAACAGATTATGACACAAAATTATTCTTTAATGCAACATTTTGTTTTAGTTGCTCAAGGAATGCGACCGCCTGTTGGCGAGATTTATGTGCCAACAGAATCACCAAAAGGGGAGCTTGGATTTTTTATCTGCTCTAGAGGTGAGCCTTATCCTTATCGCGTGAAAATGCGAACGCCTAGCTTTTTTCATACAGGGGTTTTACAAGATTTATTGCCTGGACATTATTTGGCAGATGTAGTAACAATTATTGGAAATACAAACATAGTCTTTGGGGAGATTGATAGATGA
- a CDS encoding NADH-quinone oxidoreductase subunit C — protein MREYKPKKNAQKQVNYKDRFYVSPSIPKESVKNDSIYCADVEVLGEQIKIMESYIERGMLVVWVEKDSIFRALEALKTMGYEILSELSAMDFLESKGGFEIFYQLLSLQKVKRLRVKTFLKKGEKIESVSSLFSSANWSEREMYDMFGILPLNHPYPKRILMPDDWVGYPLLKSYPLQGDEAAQWYEVDTIFGKEYRDVIGPEQRDPARIDRYDSTRFSHLGYEVGYGEKVKENKEKPCPIMYQEEDGVLFVKKLKPEFTKELKERK, from the coding sequence ATGCGTGAATACAAGCCAAAGAAAAATGCGCAAAAGCAGGTAAATTATAAAGATAGATTTTATGTATCTCCTAGTATTCCAAAAGAGAGTGTGAAAAATGACAGCATTTATTGCGCTGATGTGGAAGTTTTAGGAGAGCAAATTAAGATAATGGAATCTTATATTGAACGCGGTATGCTTGTGGTGTGGGTGGAAAAAGATTCTATTTTTAGAGCCTTAGAAGCCCTAAAAACAATGGGTTATGAGATTTTAAGTGAGCTCAGTGCAATGGATTTTTTAGAAAGCAAGGGCGGGTTTGAAATTTTTTATCAATTGCTATCTTTGCAAAAAGTGAAGCGATTGCGCGTTAAAACTTTTTTAAAAAAGGGAGAAAAAATAGAATCAGTTAGCTCTCTTTTTAGTAGTGCAAATTGGAGTGAAAGGGAGATGTATGATATGTTTGGGATTCTGCCTTTAAATCACCCTTATCCAAAACGCATTCTAATGCCTGATGACTGGGTGGGATATCCGCTTTTAAAAAGCTATCCTTTACAAGGTGATGAAGCGGCACAATGGTATGAAGTGGATACTATTTTTGGCAAGGAATATCGTGATGTTATTGGTCCAGAACAAAGAGATCCTGCGCGCATAGATCGCTATGATTCTACGCGTTTTTCGCATTTAGGCTATGAAGTGGGATATGGAGAAAAGGTTAAAGAAAATAAAGAAAAGCCATGCCCTATTATGTACCAAGAAGAAGATGGTGTGCTATTTGTGAAAAAACTAAAACCAGAATTTACAAAAGAGCTTAAAGAAAGGAAGTAG
- a CDS encoding NuoB/complex I 20 kDa subunit family protein, with protein sequence MAEHEVDYFKSGGLPIALTSVDKLLNWGRSNSLWAMTYGLACCAIEMMATGASRYDFDRFGTIFRASPRQSDVMIIAGTVTKKHAQFVRRLYDQMPEPKWVISMGSCANTGGMFNTYATVQGVDRIIPVDIYLPGCSPRPETLQYALMVLQQKIRKQKASRAVAPKRLV encoded by the coding sequence ATGGCAGAGCATGAAGTAGATTATTTTAAAAGTGGGGGATTGCCCATTGCTTTAACAAGTGTAGATAAGCTTCTAAATTGGGGGCGTAGCAATTCTTTGTGGGCGATGACTTATGGGCTTGCGTGCTGTGCGATTGAGATGATGGCAACAGGGGCTAGTCGTTATGATTTTGATCGTTTTGGTACGATTTTTAGGGCAAGTCCTAGACAAAGCGATGTAATGATTATTGCTGGAACTGTTACTAAAAAACACGCTCAATTTGTGCGTAGGCTTTATGATCAGATGCCAGAGCCCAAATGGGTGATTTCTATGGGAAGTTGTGCAAATACAGGCGGTATGTTTAATACTTATGCGACGGTGCAAGGAGTGGATAGAATTATTCCTGTAGATATTTATTTGCCTGGCTGCTCGCCACGCCCAGAGACTTTGCAATATGCACTAATGGTATTGCAGCAAAAAATCCGCAAACAAAAGGCAAGCCGTGCAGTTGCCCCAAAACGCTTAGTGTAA
- a CDS encoding NAD(P)H-quinone oxidoreductase subunit 3, translating to MSHLDIAHPYFGVFVIFVFTFVAFLATTFLSRFVGRKLANKNNQKLKLAPYECGLAPTKQPNRISSQFYIMALLFILFDVEIIFMFPWAVDFQVLGMFGFVEMILFIFLLLIGFVYAWRKGALQWQSMK from the coding sequence GTGTCTCATTTGGATATAGCACACCCTTATTTTGGTGTGTTTGTGATTTTTGTTTTTACTTTTGTAGCGTTTTTGGCAACAACTTTTTTGTCGCGTTTTGTAGGAAGAAAGCTCGCAAATAAAAACAATCAAAAATTAAAATTAGCCCCTTATGAATGCGGTTTAGCACCAACAAAACAGCCTAATCGCATTTCTTCGCAATTTTATATTATGGCATTGTTGTTTATTTTGTTTGATGTAGAGATTATTTTTATGTTTCCTTGGGCGGTTGATTTCCAGGTTTTGGGTATGTTTGGATTTGTTGAGATGATTTTATTTATCTTTTTATTGCTTATTGGATTTGTGTATGCGTGGAGAAAAGGAGCGTTGCAATGGCAGAGCATGAAGTAG
- a CDS encoding cysteine ABC transporter substrate-binding protein: MKNLIFKIFLAIFVAGIFAGCENNTQSTSEDRLAKIKQKGVITIGVFSDKPPFGFVNDKGENDGFDVYVARELAKSLLGDASKVKFELVEAASRVEFLKSGKVDLIMANFTKTPERAEVVDFATPYMKVALGIVSKEGAIKDVADLKGKKLIVNKGTTADFYFTKNHPEIELVKFDQNTEAFLALKDGRGDALAHDNLLLFAWAKENPNFAVAISKLGNEDVIAPAVKKGDKALLEWVNLEIKKLNENGFMKEAYAKTLAPIYGEDQLQSVLFVK; encoded by the coding sequence ATGAAAAACCTAATTTTTAAAATATTTTTAGCAATTTTTGTAGCAGGTATTTTTGCGGGTTGTGAAAATAATACACAAAGCACTAGTGAAGATAGGCTTGCTAAAATTAAACAAAAAGGCGTGATTACAATTGGTGTATTTAGTGATAAACCACCTTTTGGTTTTGTAAATGATAAGGGGGAAAATGATGGCTTTGATGTATATGTTGCAAGGGAGTTGGCAAAAAGTTTGCTAGGTGATGCAAGTAAAGTGAAGTTTGAACTTGTTGAAGCTGCAAGCCGTGTGGAGTTTTTAAAAAGTGGTAAAGTAGATTTGATTATGGCAAACTTTACAAAGACTCCTGAAAGAGCAGAAGTTGTAGATTTTGCAACGCCTTATATGAAGGTTGCACTAGGTATTGTTTCAAAAGAAGGGGCAATTAAAGATGTTGCCGATTTAAAGGGCAAAAAGCTGATTGTTAATAAAGGCACAACGGCAGATTTTTATTTCACAAAAAATCACCCAGAAATTGAGCTTGTGAAATTTGATCAAAACACAGAGGCGTTTTTAGCTCTTAAAGACGGCAGAGGTGATGCTCTGGCGCATGATAATTTATTGCTTTTTGCTTGGGCAAAAGAAAATCCTAATTTTGCAGTTGCAATTAGTAAGCTTGGAAATGAAGATGTGATTGCTCCAGCAGTTAAAAAAGGTGATAAGGCACTTTTGGAATGGGTAAATTTGGAGATTAAAAAGCTTAATGAAAATGGCTTTATGAAAGAAGCTTATGCAAAAACACTTGCACCTATCTATGGAGAAGATCAACTTCAATCTGTGCTATTTGTAAAATAA
- a CDS encoding YdcH family protein, translated as MLHEYRDEISVLKQENAHFAKIFDEHNDLDQKIQDITEGREHATDMELSELKRKKLELKDEAYAIVMEYIKNKK; from the coding sequence ATGTTACACGAGTATAGAGATGAAATCAGCGTTTTAAAACAAGAAAATGCACATTTTGCTAAGATTTTTGATGAGCATAATGATCTAGATCAAAAAATTCAAGATATTACAGAAGGTAGAGAGCACGCAACGGATATGGAGCTTTCTGAGCTTAAGCGTAAAAAGCTAGAGCTTAAAGATGAAGCATATGCAATAGTGATGGAATACATTAAAAACAAAAAATAA
- the argJ gene encoding bifunctional glutamate N-acetyltransferase/amino-acid acetyltransferase ArgJ, whose product MFSVFPIDGGIVAPQGFYCDGVSAGLKKDCGLDVAFIYADSLCEVEGVFTQNKFCAAPIVHFQSYPKDFKTNFVLINAKNANALTGNEGIENVKEVLGELQSRFNGIQNPIMSSTGVIGVQLPKEKIVASFSKFDLSQKNHKNASNAILTTDRFEKTIAFEVVLDDKASFKIGAMCKGAGMINPSLATMLCFITTDADVPKSDMKELLLKAADSTFNAISVDGDTSTNDSILLLSNGKSGAYEREAFLFALEKVMHKLAMDITRDGEGATKLVAFEVNGAKDDLEAQKCAKALSQSLLVKTALFGCDPNWGRIASTIGASGIFCDSKKLEIYFGDVCVYKKGVIYFDKENEQKAAEILKQDSFKITCELGVAEGSFTAYGCDLGYEYVKINADYRT is encoded by the coding sequence ATGTTTAGTGTGTTTCCAATTGATGGGGGTATTGTTGCGCCACAAGGGTTTTATTGTGATGGTGTGAGTGCGGGATTAAAGAAAGATTGTGGGCTTGATGTGGCATTTATTTATGCAGATTCTTTATGCGAAGTTGAAGGGGTTTTTACGCAAAATAAGTTTTGCGCAGCTCCGATTGTGCATTTTCAAAGCTATCCAAAGGATTTTAAGACAAATTTTGTGCTAATTAATGCCAAAAATGCAAACGCTCTAACAGGCAATGAAGGCATAGAGAATGTTAAAGAAGTGCTAGGGGAGCTACAAAGTCGCTTTAATGGAATCCAAAATCCCATTATGAGTTCTACTGGCGTAATTGGCGTGCAACTTCCTAAAGAAAAGATTGTAGCAAGTTTTAGTAAGTTTGATTTAAGTCAAAAAAATCATAAAAATGCTTCAAATGCAATTTTGACAACAGATAGGTTTGAGAAAACGATCGCTTTTGAAGTGGTGCTTGATGATAAAGCAAGCTTTAAAATTGGCGCAATGTGTAAGGGGGCTGGAATGATAAATCCAAGCCTTGCTACGATGCTGTGTTTTATTACAACTGATGCAGATGTTCCAAAAAGCGATATGAAAGAGTTACTTTTAAAGGCTGCAGATTCCACATTTAACGCCATTAGTGTAGATGGGGATACTTCCACAAATGATTCAATTCTACTTTTAAGCAATGGCAAAAGTGGTGCATATGAAAGGGAAGCATTTTTATTTGCGTTAGAAAAAGTTATGCATAAACTTGCTATGGATATTACACGCGATGGAGAGGGAGCTACAAAGCTTGTCGCTTTTGAAGTTAATGGAGCAAAGGATGATTTAGAGGCACAAAAATGCGCAAAGGCACTTAGCCAATCATTGCTTGTGAAAACTGCGCTTTTTGGTTGTGATCCAAATTGGGGGAGAATTGCTTCAACTATTGGCGCAAGTGGGATTTTTTGCGATTCAAAAAAGTTAGAAATTTATTTTGGTGATGTGTGTGTTTATAAAAAAGGTGTGATTTATTTTGATAAAGAGAATGAGCAAAAAGCTGCAGAGATTTTAAAGCAAGATTCCTTTAAAATTACTTGTGAGCTTGGGGTTGCTGAGGGTTCATTTACTGCTTATGGCTGCGATTTAGGCTATGAGTATGTAAAAATTAATGCAGATTATCGCACTTAA